Proteins encoded in a region of the Variovorax sp. PAMC 28711 genome:
- a CDS encoding Ppx/GppA phosphatase family protein: MQNGTRLAALDLGSNSFRLEIGQLDHGQIHRTEYLKETVRQGNGLDSQRNLTPEAMQRGWDALARFGERLAGFKRSQVRAVATQTLREARNRDEFLLRARTILGFGIDVIPGREEARLIYQGVAHMLPQTDASDRERRLVIDVGGRSTEMILGRALEAQVMESYRVGSVAWSMKHFPDGAFTIEAFRTAEIAAKAVLDDALASYTRDMWDVAYGASGTIGAVGDVLAASGATPGLVTRKGLDWLLERLLKAGSADKLRIEGMRDDRKAVIGGGVSVLRAVFDLLGIDEMRVAQGALRHGVLYELLERDEGVADLRTATVARLASRFAVDGAQARRVGETAAALFVQLDPAARSANPVGSTTSRAGRALRKLGWAAQLHELGTQVSHSDYHKHGAYILDHCDAPGFAINEMHALSLLVLGQRGKLRKLENALDDETFVMQLLSLRLAVILCHARRDPQPGALGLVAAGPRAFDVACQEGWSDAYPQSAHLLREEVLAWQKTGCRVSLTGC; this comes from the coding sequence ATGCAAAACGGAACCCGCCTCGCCGCTCTCGATCTCGGCTCCAACAGCTTCCGCCTCGAAATCGGGCAGCTGGACCACGGACAGATCCACCGAACCGAATACCTCAAGGAGACCGTGCGCCAGGGCAACGGCCTCGACAGCCAGCGCAACCTCACGCCCGAGGCCATGCAGCGCGGCTGGGACGCCCTCGCCCGCTTCGGCGAGCGGCTGGCCGGCTTCAAGCGATCGCAGGTGCGCGCCGTCGCCACGCAAACGCTGCGCGAAGCCCGTAACCGCGACGAATTCCTGTTGCGCGCCCGCACCATCCTCGGCTTCGGCATCGACGTGATTCCGGGGCGCGAGGAAGCCCGCCTCATCTACCAGGGCGTCGCACACATGCTGCCGCAGACCGATGCTTCCGACCGCGAACGCCGCCTGGTGATCGACGTCGGCGGCCGGTCGACCGAAATGATCCTCGGCCGCGCGCTCGAAGCGCAGGTGATGGAGTCGTACCGGGTCGGCAGCGTGGCGTGGTCGATGAAGCATTTTCCCGACGGCGCGTTCACCATTGAGGCGTTCCGCACCGCGGAGATCGCCGCCAAGGCCGTGCTGGACGACGCGCTCGCCAGCTACACGCGCGACATGTGGGACGTCGCATACGGCGCCTCCGGCACCATCGGCGCGGTCGGCGACGTGCTGGCGGCGTCCGGCGCGACGCCGGGTCTCGTCACACGCAAGGGCCTCGACTGGTTGCTCGAGCGCCTGCTCAAGGCCGGGAGCGCCGACAAGCTGCGCATCGAAGGCATGCGCGACGACCGCAAGGCGGTGATTGGCGGCGGCGTCAGCGTGCTACGGGCGGTGTTCGACCTGCTCGGCATCGACGAAATGCGCGTCGCCCAGGGGGCGCTGCGCCATGGCGTTCTCTACGAGTTGCTGGAACGAGACGAAGGCGTGGCCGATCTGCGCACCGCCACGGTCGCGCGCCTCGCGAGCCGCTTCGCGGTGGACGGCGCGCAGGCCCGTCGGGTCGGCGAAACGGCGGCGGCGCTGTTCGTGCAGCTCGACCCGGCCGCCCGCTCGGCCAACCCGGTGGGCAGCACCACCAGCCGCGCCGGCCGCGCGCTGCGCAAGCTCGGGTGGGCCGCGCAGTTGCACGAACTCGGCACGCAGGTGTCGCACAGCGACTATCACAAGCATGGCGCCTACATCCTCGACCACTGCGATGCACCGGGCTTCGCCATCAACGAAATGCATGCGCTCAGCCTGCTGGTGCTCGGCCAGCGCGGCAAACTGCGCAAGCTCGAGAACGCACTCGACGACGAGACCTTCGTGATGCAGCTGCTGTCGCTGCGGCTCGCGGTGATCCTCTGCCATGCGCGACGCGATCCGCAGCCCGGCGCGCTGGGTCTGGTGGCCGCCGGCCCCCGCGCTTTCGACGTGGCCTGCCAGGAGGGGTGGTCCGACGCCTATCCGCAGTCGGCGCACCTGCTGCGCGAAGAGGTGCTGGCGTGGCAAAAGACCGGCTGCCGGGTCAGCCTGACCGGCTGCTGA
- the pstS gene encoding phosphate ABC transporter substrate-binding protein PstS yields the protein MKTTFKFAAAGLVAAAFVPTFAFAQNVTGAGASFPAPLYAKWAGDFNKATGTQVNYQSVGSGAGLKQIEAKTVDFGASDAPLKDEELAAKGLMQFPTVIGGVIPVVNIVGIKPGDLKLSGPVLGDIYLGKITKWNDPAIKALNGSLALPDATIAPVRRADGSGTSFLFTNYLSKVNAEWKSKVGEGTAVNWPVGTGGKGNEGVAAFVKQLPNSIGYVEYAYVKQNKMTYAQMQNAAGTIVSPDDNAFKAAAANADWNKSFYQVLTNQAGKDAWPITGATFILMHKVQDKPANATSVLKFFDWAYKSGDKTADDLDYVPMPDTVKTAIAKAWGDIKDTSGKTVAPAAAK from the coding sequence ATGAAAACGACATTCAAATTTGCAGCCGCCGGCCTCGTCGCCGCCGCATTCGTCCCGACCTTTGCATTTGCCCAGAACGTGACCGGCGCCGGCGCCAGCTTTCCTGCACCGCTGTACGCCAAGTGGGCCGGCGATTTCAACAAGGCCACCGGCACCCAGGTGAACTACCAGTCGGTCGGTTCGGGCGCCGGCCTGAAGCAGATCGAAGCCAAGACGGTCGACTTCGGCGCGTCGGACGCCCCGCTGAAAGACGAAGAACTCGCGGCCAAGGGCCTGATGCAGTTCCCCACCGTGATCGGTGGCGTGATTCCCGTGGTCAACATCGTTGGCATCAAGCCGGGCGACCTGAAGCTCAGCGGCCCGGTGCTCGGCGACATCTACCTGGGCAAGATCACCAAGTGGAACGATCCGGCCATCAAGGCGCTGAACGGTTCCCTCGCATTGCCGGACGCCACCATCGCACCGGTGCGCCGCGCCGACGGTTCCGGCACCAGCTTCCTGTTCACGAACTACCTCTCGAAGGTCAACGCCGAGTGGAAGTCGAAGGTCGGTGAAGGCACGGCCGTCAATTGGCCGGTGGGCACCGGCGGTAAGGGCAACGAAGGCGTCGCCGCTTTCGTGAAGCAACTGCCGAACTCGATCGGCTACGTCGAATACGCCTACGTCAAGCAGAACAAGATGACCTACGCGCAGATGCAAAACGCGGCCGGCACCATCGTGTCGCCCGACGACAACGCGTTCAAGGCTGCCGCAGCCAATGCCGACTGGAACAAGAGCTTCTACCAGGTGCTGACCAACCAGGCCGGCAAGGACGCTTGGCCGATCACCGGTGCGACCTTCATCCTGATGCACAAGGTGCAGGACAAGCCCGCGAACGCGACCAGCGTGCTGAAGTTCTTCGACTGGGCCTACAAGAGCGGCGACAAGACGGCCGACGACCTCGACTACGTGCCGATGCCCGACACCGTGAAGACGGCCATCGCCAAGGCATGGGGCGACATCAAAGACACCTCGGGCAAGACCGTCGCACCTGCGGCTGCCAAGTAA
- the pstC gene encoding phosphate ABC transporter permease subunit PstC, protein MSSSPFDAAPPSSPSERPLSSTFPANATTLDLAAGRATPSSPTPAKRPRTGALTDRLFGMAAMGAALLTMLLLFGILLSLFVGAWPAISKYGLGFLTSTTWDPVKEEYGGLVMIYGTLATSFIALVIAVPVSFGIALFLTELSPSWLKRPLGTAIELLAAVPSIVYGMWGLLVFGPILSTYVQQPLQKLFEGVPYLGALVSGPPVGIGILSAGIILAIMIIPFIASVMRDVFEVTPALLKESAYGLGSTTWEVVSKVVLPYTKAGVVGGIMLGLGRALGETMAVTFVIGNANQLNSLSVFEAASSITSVLANEFAEAGAGLHQAALMYLGLVLFFITFVVLTLSKMLLAQMKKSEGKAS, encoded by the coding sequence ATGAGTTCTTCCCCGTTCGATGCCGCGCCGCCTTCGTCACCTTCGGAGCGACCCTTGTCATCCACATTTCCCGCCAACGCCACCACGCTCGACCTCGCGGCCGGGCGTGCCACGCCTTCCAGCCCGACGCCGGCCAAACGACCGCGCACCGGTGCGCTCACCGACAGGTTGTTCGGCATGGCCGCGATGGGCGCCGCGCTCCTCACGATGCTGCTGCTGTTCGGCATCCTGCTGTCGCTCTTCGTCGGCGCCTGGCCCGCCATCTCCAAGTACGGCCTCGGTTTCCTGACCAGCACGACTTGGGACCCGGTGAAGGAGGAGTACGGCGGCCTCGTGATGATCTACGGCACGCTGGCGACCTCGTTCATCGCACTGGTCATCGCCGTGCCGGTGAGCTTCGGCATCGCGCTGTTCCTGACCGAACTCTCGCCGTCGTGGCTCAAGCGCCCGCTCGGCACCGCGATCGAGCTGCTCGCGGCCGTGCCGTCGATCGTCTATGGCATGTGGGGCTTGCTGGTGTTCGGCCCGATCCTGAGCACTTACGTGCAGCAGCCGCTGCAGAAGCTCTTTGAAGGCGTGCCGTACCTCGGCGCGCTGGTGTCCGGGCCGCCCGTCGGTATCGGCATCCTGTCCGCCGGCATCATCCTGGCGATCATGATCATTCCGTTCATCGCCTCGGTGATGCGCGACGTGTTCGAAGTGACGCCCGCGTTGCTCAAGGAATCGGCCTACGGTCTCGGTTCGACCACCTGGGAAGTCGTTTCCAAGGTGGTGCTGCCGTACACCAAGGCCGGCGTCGTGGGCGGGATCATGCTCGGCCTGGGTCGTGCGCTTGGCGAAACGATGGCGGTCACGTTCGTGATCGGCAATGCCAACCAGCTCAACTCGCTGTCGGTGTTCGAAGCCGCGAGCAGCATCACCTCGGTGCTCGCCAACGAATTCGCCGAAGCCGGCGCCGGCCTGCACCAGGCCGCGCTGATGTATCTGGGCCTCGTGCTGTTCTTCATCACTTTCGTCGTGCTCACGCTCTCCAAGATGCTGCTCGCACAGATGAAGAAAAGCGAAGGGAAAGCCTCGTGA